Below is a window of Syntrophomonas wolfei subsp. wolfei str. Goettingen G311 DNA.
GCCAGGGTGGGCAGAAGAGCACGTTCAATTCTTTTGCCAGTATGTCTTTCAATCATACGCAACAATCTTATCTGCGTAGGCTCTACCAGGGTTATGGCAATACCACTGCGCCCTGCCCGTCCCGTGCGGCCCACCCGGTGAATATAAGAATCCAGGTCTTCAGGTATATCAAAGTTAAAAACATGGGTTACTAATTCTATATCCAGTCCCCGAGCCGCCAGGTCAGTGGCAACCAGAATTTTTGTATTACCCTGGCGAAAACCATGCATAACATGATCTCTTTCTCTTTGTGACATATCCCCATGCAAAGCATCGGCATTATAACCCCGGGAAGTAAGAACCCTGGCCAATTCATCAGCATTTCTTTTGGTGCGGCAGAATATCAAGCTTATAGGTGGTTGCTGAGCATCAATAATGCGACACAAGGTTTCTATCTTGCGCCGGGAATTCACCTGGTAATAATATTGCTCAATTTCCGGAACCGTGCGTTCAGGAGATTCAATAAGAATAATCTCCGGCTGTTTCATGAACTTCGTTCCCAATTCCCGCACTTCATCCGGCAGGGTAGCAGAAAACAAAAAAGTCTGCCGTTCCCGGGGGCATTGGCTAAGAATTTTCTGAATATCAGGTAAAAAACCCATATCCAACATTTCATCAGCTTCATCCAAAACCACATATTTCAACGGAGACAAAGAAATCGTTCCCCGATTCATATGATCCATCAAACGTCCTGGAGTACCTACAATGATTTCCGGATTTCTACGCAAGGAGCGCAATTGCAGCTCAATAGATTGCCCCCCGTAAATTGCCAGTACCTGGATGCGCATACGGCGGCTCAATGAAGATATCTCCTCAGTTACTTGCACCGCCAATTCCCGGGTGGGGCAAAGTACCAGAGCCTGCAGCCCCTCTCCTTTGATAACCCGGTTCAATATCGGAATACCGAATGAAGCGGTCTTACCAGTTCCTGTTTGTGCTTGTCCCATAAGATCCAATCCCGCCATAGCAATCGGAATGCTTTTAACCTGAATGGGGGTTGGTTTTTCAAAGCCTTTTTCATCAATCATCTGCAAAAGATCCGTTTTCAGCCCCATGCTGTAGAAGTTTTCAAAACTCAATAATCTTCCTCCTTAATTCCAAGCAGGTTCGTATAACGAGGCGAAATATGTCCCCCGCTTCTTTAAACGGTCGGGTTCCAATTAACAAAACAGGAGACGGGTTCTAATCCCCCGCCTCGTTACAGCGGTGTGTTGAAACTGCTCTGCAGTTTCTTCCGATGCTTAAAATATAACACATTTTCACTGTAAGTTCCAGGAAACTATATTACCGGCGAGAATATACCGGCATCTTGCCACCCATACTAATATTAATAATCACTATAAAAAATAACAAATATTATTTTGCTTGTATGCTTGTATAAATATAATCACCCATAAAAATATTTACACTTCAGGAGGGCAATTGTGAAAACAAAAGATTTCAGCACAGGCATAAATTATTGGCCTATTGATAAAGCTATGTACTGGTGGCGTAATTTTTCCTACCAGGAGCTAAGAAGCGATTTCAGCCAGATAGCAAATTACGGCATGAAGCTGGTGCGGATCTTTCTTTTATGGGAGGATTTTCAGCGCTATCCAAACCTTATTTCTCCTACAGCTTTGAACCATTTAAGAACTACTGCCGATCTGGCTGCTGAATATGACCTTAAAATCATAGTCACTTTTTTTTGTGGACATATGAGTG
It encodes the following:
- a CDS encoding DEAD/DEAH box helicase, whose protein sequence is MSFENFYSMGLKTDLLQMIDEKGFEKPTPIQVKSIPIAMAGLDLMGQAQTGTGKTASFGIPILNRVIKGEGLQALVLCPTRELAVQVTEEISSLSRRMRIQVLAIYGGQSIELQLRSLRRNPEIIVGTPGRLMDHMNRGTISLSPLKYVVLDEADEMLDMGFLPDIQKILSQCPRERQTFLFSATLPDEVRELGTKFMKQPEIILIESPERTVPEIEQYYYQVNSRRKIETLCRIIDAQQPPISLIFCRTKRNADELARVLTSRGYNADALHGDMSQRERDHVMHGFRQGNTKILVATDLAARGLDIELVTHVFNFDIPEDLDSYIHRVGRTGRAGRSGIAITLVEPTQIRLLRMIERHTGKRIERALLPTLAEAVEKRQDLLLERVRQASAEPGDVCLSLAEKLMQQGDPEKMLAAALKLLIDEEPDFEMAELPESDDSMAHLELPAGRLQGIHPRQLLEFIATHTSLSPQRVGDIEINRNSTFVEVPMDYIHEVYEAFEKYRRTQKNKTRPARFPKENRKIMVNHGGR